A window of Rhinatrema bivittatum chromosome 2, aRhiBiv1.1, whole genome shotgun sequence contains these coding sequences:
- the LOC115086020 gene encoding cyclin-dependent kinase 5 activator 1-like — protein MGTVLSLSPGSRKASLYEDGSGSLAHYAGGQGGKGSGQGGKSLKRHSMFIPALTWKRLVASTKKKGSSRKGPANNYQKDVAHLNHENVKKSLSCANLASYESQPLAPLGSKQVSSIKKASNLPAGGSPKRVVVQASTSELLKCLGEFLCRRCYRLKHLSPTDPILWLRSVDRSLLLQGWQDQAFVTPANVVFVYLLCRDVIDGDSVATEHDLQATLLTCLYLSYSYMGNEISYPLKPFLVEAAKDAFWDRCLRIIDAMSAKMLRINADPHYFTQVFADLKNEGNRDDFSRVLDR, from the coding sequence ATGGGCACTGTTCTGTCCCTCTCTCCCGGCTCCAGGAAAGCCAGCCTCTACGAGGACGGCTCCGGCTCCCTGGCCCACTACGCCGGCGGGCAGGGCGGCAAGGGCAGCGGGCAGGGCGGCAAGAGCCTGAAGAGGCACTCCATGTTCATCCCGGCGCTCACCTGGAAGAGGCTGGTGGCCTCCACCAAGAAGAAGGGCTCCTCCCGCAAGGGGCCGGCCAACAACTACCAGAAGGACGTGGCCCACCTGAACCACGAGAACGTGAAGAAGTCGCTCTCCTGCGCCAACCTCGCCAGCTACGAGAGCCAGCCCCTGGCCCCGCTGGGCTCCAAGCAGGTCTCCTCCATCAAGAAGGCCTCCAACCTGCCGGCCGGCGGCTCCCCCAAGCGGGTGGTGGTCCAGGCGTCCACCAGCGAGCTGCTCAAGTGCCTGGGCGAGTTCCTTTGCCGAAGGTGCTACCGGCTGAAGCATCTGTCGCCCACCGACCCCATCCTCTGGCTCCGGAGCGTGGACCGCtccctgctgctgcagggctggCAAGACCAGGCCTTCGTCACCCCGGCCAACGTGGTCTTCGTCTACCTGCTGTGCCGGGACGTCATCGACGGCGACTCGGTGGCCACCGAGCATGACTTGCAAGCCACCCTCTTAACCTGCCTGTACTTGTCCTACTCCTACATGGGCAACGAGATCTCCTACCCCTTGAAGCCCTTCCTGGTGGAGGCAGCCAAGGATGCCTTCTGGGACCGCTGCCTTCGCATCATCGATGCCATGAGCGCCAAGATGCTCCGAATCAACGCGGACCCCCATTATTTCACCCAGGTCTTTGCCGACCTCAAAAACGAGGGCAACCGCGATGACTTTTCCAGGGTGCTGGACCGGTGa